CTGAACGTGATCTCGCTTCCACTGCCGCCCCTGCGAGATCGCACGGGAGATATCCAATTGATCGCGCATCACTACCTCACAAAGTACGCAGCCGGCAGCGGGAAGGAGGTCACGGGCATCACTTCAGCGAGGACGCCCTGCGCCATCTGGCGATGGTCCCATACCCATGGCCCGGCAACATCCGGGAGCTGCGGAATGTGTTGCAGCAGGTGGGTGTCCTGTTGCAACACCCGGAGA
This genomic stretch from Candidatus Methylomirabilis limnetica harbors:
- a CDS encoding helix-turn-helix domain-containing protein; its protein translation is ERDLASTAAPARSHGRYPIDRASLPHKVRSRQREGGHGHHFSEDALRHLAMVPYPWPGNIRELRNVLQQVGVLLQHPEIRWDDFPASIRMVRAEALPADRPDSTGWLAQAERQLIRQIVQQCAGNLSQAAHQLGISRSTLYRKLEQFGLKRQMLIAPD